A single region of the Sorghum bicolor cultivar BTx623 chromosome 7, Sorghum_bicolor_NCBIv3, whole genome shotgun sequence genome encodes:
- the LOC8069681 gene encoding sugar transport protein 12 → MAGGVVVNAAGGKTYPGHMTAFVFFTCLVASSGGLIFGYDIGISGGVTSMDSFLKEFFPSVYAKAEANKDTNQYCKFDSQLLTLFTSSLYLAALATSFVAASVTRVFGRKWSMFCGGLTFMAGSAMNGAATDVMMLIMGRILLGVGVGFANQSVPLYLSEMAPAKLRGMLNIGFQLMTTIGILAANLINFWTVKIEGGWGWRIGLGLAGVPALIITVGALVLPDTPNSLIARGYNDDAKKVLVKIRGTDDVHDEYDDMVAASEEASAIEHPWRNILERRYRPQLTVAALIPCFQQLTGINVIMFYAPVLFLTIGFGDDASLMAAVITGLVNMFATMVSIVCVDRLGRRALFLQGGTQMFVSQIVVGTMIAAQFGTAGVGTMSRNNAWLLVLFICLYVAGFAWSWGPLGWLVPSEVFALEVRSAGQSIAVCVNMTLTFIIGQSFLTMLCTLKFGLFYFFAGWMFVMTAFIALFLPETKGVPIEEMNHVWSRHWFWSKYVTVDSRQHDGGGGGGGSRRSNGGV, encoded by the coding sequence ATGGCGGGCGGCGTGGTAGTGAACGCGGCCGGGGGCAAGACGTACCCCGGCCACATGACGGCGTTCGTCTTCTTCACCTGCCTCGTGGCCTCCTCCGGCGGGCTCATCTTCGGCTACGACATCGGCATCTCCGGCGGTGTCACCTCCATGGACTCGTTCCTCAAGGAGTTCTTCCCCTCCGTGTACGCCAAGGCGGAGGCCAACAAGGACACCAACCAGTACTGCAAGTTCGACAGCCAGCTGCTGACGCTCTTCACGTCGTCGCTCTACCTGGCGGCGCTGGCGACGTCGTTCGTGGCGGCGTCCGTGACCCGCGTGTTCGGCCGCAAGTGGTCCATGTTCTGCGGCGGGCTCACCTTCATGGCCGGCTCCGCCATGAACGGCGCCGCCACCGACGTGATGATGCTCATCATGGGCCGCATCCtcctcggcgtcggcgtcggcttcGCCAACCAGTCGGTGCCGCTCTACCTCTCGGAGATGGCCCCCGCCAAGCTCCGCGGCATGCTCAACATCGGCTTCCAGCTCATGACCACCATCGGCATCCTCGCGGCGAACCTGATCAACTTCTGGACGGTGAAAATCGAGGGCGGGTGGGGGTGGCGCATCGGCCTGGGCCTCGCCGGCGTGCCGGCGCTCATCATCACGGTGGGCGCGCTGGTGCTCCCGGACACGCCCAACTCCCTCATCGCCCGTGGCTACAACGACGACGCCAAGAAGGTGCTGGTGAAGATCCGCGGCACCGACGACGTGCACGACGAGTACGACGACATGGTGGCGGCGAGCGAGGAGGCGAGCGCCATCGAGCACCCATGGCGGAACATCCTGGAGCGCCGGTACCGCCCCCAGCTGACCGTGGCGGCGCTCATCCCGTGCTTCCAGCAGCTGACGGGGATCAACGTGATCATGTTCTACGCGCCGGTGCTGTTCCTGACCATCGGCTTCGGCGACGACGCGTCGCTGATGGCGGCCGTCATCACGGGGCTGGTGAACATGTTCGCCACCATGGTGTCCATCGTGTGCGTCGACAGGCTGGGGCGGCGGGCGCTGTTCCTCCAGGGCGGCACGCAGATGTTCGTCTCGCAGATCGTGGTGGGCACCATGATCGCGGCGCAGTTCGGCACCGCCGGCGTGGGCACCATGTCCAGGAACAACGCGTGGCTGCTGGTGCTCTTCATCTGCCTCTACGTCGCCGGCTTCGCGTGGTCGTGGGGGCCGCTGGGGTGGCTGGTGCCGTCGGAGGTGTTCGCGCTGGAGGTCCGGTCGGCGGGGCAGAGCATCGCCGTGTGCGTCAACATGACGCTCACCTTCATCATCGGGCAGTCGTTCCTCACCATGCTGTGCACGCTCAAGTTCGGGCTCTTCTACTTCTTCGCCGGGTGGATGTTCGTCATGACCGCATTCATCGCGCTCTTCCTGCCGGAGACGAAGGGGGTGCCCATCGAGGAGATGAACCACGTCTGGAGCAGACACTGGTTCTGGAGCAAGTACGTCACCGTCGACAGCAGGCaacacgacggcggcggcggcggcggaggcagcCGCAGATCCAACGGCGGCGTCTGA
- the LOC110437094 gene encoding ubiquitin carboxyl-terminal hydrolase 51-like, translating into MVITFFANHSQTASRRKPAISRAQKSSRRRRPRVTSLDSSDAALESPPTSPWTPAPGPLFCLPRPPSTRNARRRSAPGRHSSGAAGLLQGQWVVGGAGYPFMDWLLDAVRAVARDAFQLQDLHIVLGTCCVLHFSDLGLSARMEIHCFCR; encoded by the exons ATGGTAATTACATTTTTTGCAAATCACTCCCAAACCGCATCCCGTAGGAAACCAGCAATATCTCGAGCACAGAagagcagccgccgccgccgtccgcgaGTCACCTCTCTTGATTCGTCGGACGCCGCCCTCGAGTCGCCGCCGACCTCGCCATGGACTCCGGCGCCTGGTCCCCTGTTTTGTCTCCCTCGCCCGCCCTCGACTCGCAACGCCCGCAGGAGGAGCGCCCCTGGCCGGCACTCCAGCGGTGCCGCGGGGCTGCTGCAAGGCCAGTGGGTGGTGGGCGGTGCCGGGTACCCGTTCATGGACTGGCTGCTGGACGCCGTGCGCGCTGTCGCCAGGGACGCCTTCCAGCTGCAGGACCTCCACATCGTGCTCGGCACCTGCTGCGTCCTCCATTTTTCAGATTTG GGACTTAGTGCAAGAATGGAGATACACTGTTTCTGCAGGTGA
- the LOC8080905 gene encoding vacuolar protein sorting-associated protein 18 homolog: MEAGGGGGQLFSVDPLERQAARGHGVVTSMAAGSDVIVLGTSRGWLVRHDFSFEDAHDLDLGSGRSGDHSVHRVFLDPGGKHCVATVVHPGGVETYYHHARWPRPKPLPRLRGLLVNAVAWNRQSITEASTKEVILGTESGQIFEMAVDEADKREKYVKPLFELTEQREGIKDLQMETAVVGNSTRYYVMAVTPTRLYSFTGIGSLETVFASYSDRAIHFMELPGEIPNSELHFFIKQRRAKHFGWLSGSGIYHGELNFGAQHSSTSGDENFVENKGFFDYSKLGDSGIKPRSFALSEFHFLLLIGDKIKVVNRISQQMVEELVVDDTPETSRGIIGLCSDPSTGLFYAYDESSIFQVSTSDEGRDMWQVYLDMNHYAAALAHCRNPYQRDQVYLVQADSAFAAKEYYIAASFYAKINYILSFEEISLKFISIGEQDALRTFLLRRLDNLTKDDKMQITMISTWATELYLDKINRLLLEDTTVTTTNSVAEPNSSEYRSIVNEFRAFLSDSKDVLDEATTMRLLESYGRVDELVYFAGLKEQYEIVVHHYIQQGEARKALEVLQRRNVPVDLVYKFAPDLIMLDAYETVESWMMVRNKLNPGKLIPAMMRYVSEPHAKNETHEVIKYLEFCVKDLNNEDPGVHNLLLSLYAKKEDESQLLQFLDTKFGKGQTNGPDFFYDPKYALRLCLQEKRMRACVRIYSMMSMHEEAVALALKVDLELAKAEADKVEDDEELRKKLWLKVAKHVIEQEKGVKRENIKKAIEFLSETNNLLKIEDILPFFPDFVLIDDFKEEICKSLKDYNSQIEQLKQEMDDATRGADNIRSDIGALAQRYTVIDREQDCGVCRRKILTVGGLHQVGRSYTSVGHMAPFYVFPCGHAFHANCLIGHVTRCSNQVQAERILDLQKRLSLMDRKAAKENGASVNGESITSTTPVDKLRSQLDDAVASECPFCGDLMIKEISQPFILPQESDEKASWEIKPQPTPQKILPMTMSI, translated from the exons ATGGAagccggcggaggcggaggccagCTCTTCTCCGTGGACCCCTTGGAGCGCCAGGCCGCGCGGGGCCACGGCGTCGTCACCTCCATGGCTGCCGGAAGCGACGTCATCGTCCTCGGCACCTCCCGCGGCTGGCTCGTCCGCCACGACTTCTCCTTTGAGGACGCCCACG ATCTCGACCTCGGGAGCGGCCGCTCCGGCGACCACTCCGTGCACCGGGTGTTCCTGGACCCCGGCGGCAAGCACTGCGTCGCCACGGTGGTCCACCCGGGGGGCGTCGAGACGTACTACCACCACGCGAGGTGGCCGCGACCCAAGCCGCTCCCCCGCCTCCGGGGCCTCCTCGTCAATGCCGTCGCCTGGAACCGCCAGTCCATCACGGAAG CGTCGACCAAGGAGGTGATCCTGGGCACCGAGAGCGGCCAGATCTTCGAGATGGCCGTCGATGAGGCTGACAAGAGGGAGAAGTATGTCAAGCCGCTCTTCGAGCTCACTGAGCAAAGGGAGGGCATCAAGgacctgcag ATGGAGACTGCTGTGGTTGGAAATTCCACAAGATACTATGTCATGGCTGTCACTCCGACACGGCTCTACTCTTTTACTGGCATTGGTTCACTAGAA ACTGTTTTTGCTAGTTATTCCGATCGTGCCATACACTTCATGGAGCTCCCAGGAGAAATACCTAATAG TGAACTACATTTCTTTATCAAACAAAGAAGGGCTAAACACTTTGGATGGCTTTCTGGATCTGGAATTTATCATGGTGAACTGAATTTTGGGGCACAACACAG CTCTACTAGTGGAGATGAGAACTTTGTGGAGAATAAGGGTTTTTTTGACTATTCAAAATTGGGGGATTCCGGAATTAAACCAAGGTCATTTGCATTGTCTGAATTCCATTTTTTGCTTCTGATTGGGGACAAGATTAAG GTAGTGAACAGAATAAGTCAGCAGATGGTGGAGGAACTTGTAGTTGATGATACACCTGAAACTTCAAGAGGAATAATTGGCCTCTGTAGTGATCCATCTACAGGACTTTTCTATGCATATGATGAAAGTTCTATATTCCAG GTTTCCACTTCAGATGAGGGTCGTGACATGTGGCAAGTTTACTTGGATATGAATCATTATGCTGCTGCTTTAGCCCATTGCCGTAACCCTTACCAGCGTGACCAAGTCTACCTAGTTCAG GCTGATTCTGCATTTGCTGCAAAAGAGTATTACATAGCAGCATCCTTCTATGCAAAG ATAAATTACATCCTGTCGTTTGAGGAGATCAGCCTGAAATTTATATCAATAGGTGAGCAG GATGCTCTCAGAACTTTCTTATTGAGAAGGCTCGATAACCTCACCAAAGATGACAAGATGCAGATTACGATGATCTCAACTTGGGCTACTGAGCTATACTTAGACAAG ATTAATCGCCTCCTGTTGGAGGATACCACTGTCACCACTACAAATTCAGTAGCAGAACCTAATAGCTCGGAGTATCGTTCGATAGTAAATGAATTCCGTGCTTTTCTTAGTGACAGCAAAGATGTATTAGATGAAGCAACAACAATGAGACTACTGGAAAG TTACGGAAGAGTGGATGAACTAGTGTACTTTGCTGGTTTGAAGGAGCAGTATGAAATTGTGGTTCATCATTACATTCAG CAAGGAGAAGCAAGAAAAGCATTGGAAGTGCTTCAACGGCGCAATGTTCCTGTAGACCTTGTG TATAAATTTGCCCCAGATTTGATCATGTTAGATGCTTATGAGACTGTTGAATCATGGATGATGGTGAGAAACAAGTTGAATCCAGGGAAACTCATACCAGCAATGATGCGTTATGTGAGCGAACCACATGCGAA GAATGAAACACACGAGGTTATTAAATACTTAGAGTTTTGTGTGAAAGATTTGAACAATGAGGACCCTGGAGTGCATAATCTGTTGCTATCACTATATGCCAAGAAG GAGGATGAATCCCAGCTTTTGCAATTTCTCGACACAAAATTTGGTAAAGGACAAACAAATGGCCCTGACTTCTTTTACGATCCCAAGTATGCTCTCCGCCTATGTCTTCAAGAGAAGAGAATGCGTGCTTGTGTTCGTATTTACAGCATGATGTCCATGCATGAGGAAGCTGTGGCACTTGCTTTGAAG GTGGACTTAGAACTTGCTAAGGCAGAAGCTGACAAAGTAGAAGATGATGAAGAGCTTAGGAAGAAGCTGTGGCTTAAGGTTGCTAAGCATGTCATTGAGCAAGAGAAAGGAGTCAAGAGAGAGAATATAAAGAAAGCAATAGAGTTCCTTTCTGAGACCAATAACTTGTTAAAGATTGAGGATATCTTACCATTTTTCCCAGACTTCGTATTGATTGACGATTTCAAG GAGGAAATATGCAAATCTCTCAAGGACTACAACAGCCAGATTGAGCAGCTGAAACAGGAGATGGACGATGCCACACGTGGGGCAGACAATATCAGAAGTGATATTGGTGCCCTCGCTCAGAGATATACAGTAATTGATCGTGAGCAGGATTGTGGG GTTTGCCGGCGCAAAATATTGACTGTTGGAGGGTTACACCAGGTAGGAAGAAGTTATACATCTGTTGGACACATGGCCCCCTTTTATGTGTTTCCCTGTGGACATGCCTTCCATGCAAATTGCTTGATTGGACATGTAACTCGTTGCAGTAACCAGGTGCAA GCCGAGAGAATATTGGACCTTCAGAAACGGCTTAGCTTGATGGACAGGAAAGCGGCAAAAGAGAATGGGGCAAGTGTTAATGGTGAATCTATTACGAGCACAACCCCAGTTGATAAG CTGAGATCACAGTTGGATGATGCTGTAGCAAGCGAGTGCCCCTTCTGTGGTGATCTGATGATCAAGGAGATTTCACAGCCGTTTATTCTCCCCCAAGAGTCGGATGAAAAGGCATCATGGGAAATCAAACCACAACCAACGCCTCAGAAGATTCTCCCGATGACCATGTCTATATGA